The proteins below are encoded in one region of Tepidisphaeraceae bacterium:
- a CDS encoding sugar phosphate isomerase/epimerase family protein: protein MTPMTVPDIPSQTDRRSLARSFAVSPCSNFELPWVEAMRRYAELGFRKFETFNLWTPKGMGRHIAPAHCRAIAQRNEMQFISMHLPPINDDRARSLEVAIEAARFAQEIGAKIVLFKATSLENYIATGRQFLDAIDGLNVTPVVQNHYGQAISTLDHFRKVLKGIDDSRLRTLLEVGHFHSAGVAWREAFDLLGPSVALVHIKDQIGRTPVPFGTGEIDFSGLFQHMANAGYDGDYVVEMEAAPRQTARTIELLGQARSYLEGLCNELNL from the coding sequence ATGACGCCAATGACTGTGCCAGATATTCCATCGCAAACTGATCGGAGAAGCCTAGCGCGATCGTTTGCGGTAAGTCCCTGCAGCAACTTCGAACTGCCATGGGTGGAGGCGATGCGGAGGTACGCCGAACTCGGATTTCGAAAGTTCGAGACGTTCAACTTATGGACGCCTAAGGGGATGGGACGACACATTGCCCCCGCACACTGCCGCGCCATCGCGCAGCGGAATGAGATGCAGTTCATCTCGATGCACCTGCCGCCGATCAACGACGACCGCGCTCGCTCACTTGAGGTAGCGATTGAGGCAGCGCGTTTTGCGCAGGAGATCGGCGCTAAGATCGTGCTGTTCAAGGCGACGAGTTTGGAAAACTACATCGCCACGGGCCGCCAGTTCTTGGACGCGATTGACGGGCTAAACGTCACGCCGGTCGTTCAGAATCATTACGGCCAAGCGATTTCCACGCTGGACCACTTTCGCAAAGTGCTGAAGGGGATCGACGACAGTCGTTTACGGACGCTGTTGGAGGTCGGTCATTTCCACAGCGCCGGCGTGGCATGGCGCGAAGCGTTCGACCTGTTGGGGCCCAGCGTCGCGCTCGTTCACATCAAGGATCAGATCGGTCGCACGCCCGTACCGTTCGGCACGGGCGAGATCGACTTTTCCGGCCTCTTCCAACACATGGCCAACGCCGGCTACGATGGTGACTATGTCGTGGAGATGGAGGCCGCGCCACGGCAGACGGCACGCACGATCGAGTT
- a CDS encoding endo-1,4-beta-xylanase, whose protein sequence is MIRTFQWATVALVTAAAAMVGCRPEPAAPTEAKTAPTSTAPAVNGPATVVGQVPQMPAPPAGGASVAPALGQFQLGGSAANNARLVTETVSDQRFATAVRLTTTAKPANAWDIQLSGKTTAPIARGDALLVRFWGRAVQGQAETGEARSAIVVEKAGAPFGKSILKPLSLSAAWRPYQFGFAAAEDYPVAGAQVNFHAGFAPQAFEIAGLELLNYGKSITVDALPGSLTNYAGRATDAPWRQAAAERIDKHRKGDLTVTVVDAAGKPVPDATVAVRMTKHAFPFGSAVQARRIAGDSPEDARYRQAIAELFNVIVFENDLKWRDWEQPTRPAMVRKALDWLDAQGIAARGHVLVWPGWGSKMNAEWKYLPDDLKQLADAKPEGWQQKMRDRLDARVTDAVTALRGRLTEWDVINETWSNHAIMDLLGNQEMVRWFQLARAADPNVKLYYNDFTMLSGGAVEPDRIEHLYQTVKYLIDNGAPIDGIGEQGHFGDTVVEPERMLAILDRFATFGLPIRITEFDVNTADEKLQADYTRDFYTAAFSHPAVNGILMWGFWEPAHWMPNAAMYKADWTPKPSADAFVDLTRRQWWTSVDGTTDAAGSFATRAFYGNYELSATVAGKPPRVLPFSLAPGQEGSTRLVLD, encoded by the coding sequence ATGATTCGCACCTTTCAATGGGCCACCGTTGCCTTGGTCACTGCCGCCGCCGCGATGGTCGGCTGCCGTCCGGAGCCCGCCGCGCCGACCGAGGCGAAGACGGCGCCAACCAGCACCGCGCCGGCGGTCAACGGCCCGGCAACCGTGGTGGGGCAGGTGCCGCAGATGCCCGCGCCGCCCGCCGGCGGTGCGTCAGTGGCGCCGGCGCTAGGGCAGTTCCAACTCGGCGGTTCGGCAGCGAACAACGCGAGGTTGGTGACCGAGACCGTCTCCGACCAACGCTTCGCCACCGCGGTGCGCCTCACGACGACCGCCAAGCCCGCGAACGCTTGGGACATCCAACTGTCCGGCAAGACGACGGCGCCGATCGCCAGGGGCGACGCGCTGCTCGTGCGGTTCTGGGGGCGGGCGGTGCAGGGGCAGGCGGAGACCGGCGAGGCGCGGTCGGCCATTGTCGTGGAGAAGGCCGGCGCGCCGTTCGGCAAGTCGATCCTGAAGCCGCTGTCGCTGTCGGCCGCGTGGCGGCCGTACCAGTTCGGGTTCGCCGCGGCCGAGGACTACCCGGTCGCCGGGGCGCAGGTGAACTTCCACGCCGGCTTCGCGCCGCAGGCGTTCGAGATCGCCGGGTTGGAACTGCTGAACTACGGCAAGTCGATTACGGTCGACGCGCTGCCCGGCAGTCTCACCAACTACGCCGGCCGCGCCACCGACGCCCCGTGGCGACAGGCCGCGGCCGAGCGGATCGACAAACACCGCAAGGGCGACCTGACCGTGACGGTCGTCGACGCCGCGGGCAAACCCGTCCCAGATGCCACCGTCGCGGTGCGCATGACGAAGCACGCCTTCCCCTTCGGGTCGGCCGTGCAGGCACGGCGCATCGCTGGCGACTCGCCGGAGGACGCACGCTACCGGCAGGCGATCGCCGAGCTGTTCAACGTTATCGTCTTCGAGAACGACCTGAAGTGGCGCGACTGGGAGCAGCCCACCCGCCCGGCGATGGTGAGGAAGGCCCTCGACTGGCTCGACGCCCAAGGCATCGCCGCCCGCGGGCACGTGCTGGTCTGGCCCGGGTGGGGCTCGAAGATGAACGCCGAGTGGAAGTACCTGCCCGACGACCTCAAGCAACTGGCCGACGCCAAGCCCGAGGGTTGGCAGCAGAAGATGCGCGACCGCCTCGACGCGCGCGTCACCGACGCCGTCACCGCGTTGCGCGGCCGGTTGACCGAGTGGGACGTGATCAACGAGACGTGGTCGAACCACGCCATCATGGACCTGCTCGGCAATCAGGAGATGGTCCGCTGGTTCCAGCTGGCCCGCGCTGCCGACCCGAACGTGAAGCTCTACTACAACGACTTCACGATGCTCAGCGGCGGCGCGGTCGAGCCCGACCGCATCGAGCACCTCTATCAGACCGTGAAGTACCTGATCGACAACGGCGCCCCGATCGACGGCATCGGCGAACAGGGCCACTTCGGCGACACGGTCGTTGAGCCGGAGCGCATGCTGGCGATCCTCGACCGCTTCGCGACGTTCGGCCTGCCGATCCGCATCACCGAGTTCGACGTGAACACCGCCGACGAGAAGCTGCAGGCCGACTACACGCGCGACTTCTACACCGCCGCCTTCAGCCACCCGGCTGTCAACGGCATCCTGATGTGGGGCTTCTGGGAACCGGCGCACTGGATGCCCAACGCCGCCATGTACAAGGCCGATTGGACGCCAAAGCCCAGCGCGGACGCCTTCGTCGATCTGACACGCCGCCAGTGGTGGACAAGCGTGGACGGCACCACCGACGCCGCCGGCTCGTTCGCAACCCGCGCCTTCTACGGCAACTACGAACTGTCCGCCACCGTGGCGGGCAAGCCGCCGCGCGTCCTGCCGTTCTCACTGGCCCCTGGTCAAGAAGGCTCCACCCGCCTCGTTCTGGACTAA
- a CDS encoding DUF1559 domain-containing protein has product MMRHRHSATVRDAFTLVELLVVIGIIALLISILLPSLNKARAAAQAVACASNMRQIGLAMTMYTNDHKGMLPYAYIATASPATQVTWDDLLNKYFGGNFTDAEKDLGIPQRPVNVVLCPTDPFTQRADFSPTSVEQPRSYAVPHMWPSGTTPVNATQISMTLFDRSEAATPNPFMRSFKITDVKAAETLLLVEKPSVNNILGNISDSTAYSPYSQALNDTLTPVHSKKWNYLFADAHVERLTPRETRGTSTFPTWYYGPWTRNKND; this is encoded by the coding sequence ATGATGCGACATCGTCATTCCGCCACCGTCCGCGACGCGTTCACGCTCGTGGAACTGCTCGTCGTTATCGGCATCATCGCCCTGCTGATCAGCATCCTGCTGCCCAGCCTGAACAAGGCCCGGGCGGCGGCGCAGGCGGTGGCCTGCGCGTCGAACATGCGCCAGATCGGGCTGGCGATGACGATGTACACGAACGACCACAAGGGCATGCTGCCCTACGCCTACATCGCCACGGCGTCGCCGGCGACGCAGGTGACGTGGGACGACCTGCTGAACAAGTACTTCGGCGGCAACTTCACCGACGCGGAAAAGGACCTCGGCATCCCGCAACGGCCGGTGAACGTGGTCCTCTGCCCGACCGACCCCTTCACGCAGCGGGCGGATTTTTCGCCAACGTCGGTCGAGCAGCCGCGCAGTTACGCCGTGCCCCACATGTGGCCGAGCGGCACCACGCCGGTGAACGCAACCCAGATCTCGATGACGCTGTTCGATCGGTCCGAAGCGGCGACGCCAAACCCTTTCATGCGATCGTTCAAGATCACCGACGTGAAGGCGGCCGAGACGCTGTTGTTGGTCGAGAAGCCCAGCGTGAACAACATCTTGGGCAACATCAGCGACTCCACGGCCTATTCGCCGTACAGCCAGGCGCTGAACGATACGTTGACGCCCGTTCACAGCAAGAAGTGGAACTACCTGTTCGCCGATGCCCACGTCGAGCGGCTGACGCCAAGGGAGACGCGCGGCACCAGCACGTTCCCGACGTGGTACTACGGCCCATGGACGCGCAACAAGAACGACTAA